One window of Salegentibacter sp. Hel_I_6 genomic DNA carries:
- the rsmH gene encoding 16S rRNA (cytosine(1402)-N(4))-methyltransferase RsmH has translation MQYHNPVLLKDSVDGLNIKEDGVYVDVTFGGGGHSREILNRLGPKGKLFAFDQDEDALANKIDDPRFTLIHENFRFLKRFLRFYGIKKVDGILGDFGVSSHQFNEAERGFSTRFDARLDMRMNQGSSLSAFEVINEYTEEQLKMLFYDYADLKNAPKLANLIVEARKEKSIESSEQLNDLLKPHLFKGKENKILAQIYQAIRIEVNQEIEALKEFLKQTEEMVVKNGRISLISYHSLEDRLVKRYIRSGLFQGEPEKDFYGNISVPFKKVGGLIVPSSEEIKENNRARSAKLRVAKKL, from the coding sequence ATGCAATATCATAATCCGGTTTTATTAAAAGATTCAGTAGACGGCCTTAATATTAAGGAAGATGGCGTGTATGTAGATGTTACGTTTGGTGGAGGTGGCCATTCCAGAGAAATTCTAAACAGGCTTGGGCCTAAAGGGAAGCTCTTTGCTTTTGATCAGGATGAAGATGCGTTAGCAAATAAAATTGATGATCCTCGATTTACGCTAATTCACGAGAACTTTAGATTCCTGAAAAGGTTTTTAAGGTTTTACGGTATTAAAAAAGTAGATGGAATTTTAGGTGATTTCGGTGTTTCCTCTCATCAGTTTAATGAAGCAGAAAGAGGTTTTTCTACACGTTTTGATGCGCGTCTTGATATGAGAATGAACCAGGGAAGCAGTTTGAGTGCTTTTGAGGTGATCAATGAATATACAGAAGAGCAACTTAAAATGTTGTTTTATGACTATGCCGATTTGAAAAACGCGCCGAAGCTCGCGAATTTGATTGTTGAAGCAAGAAAAGAAAAGTCTATAGAAAGCAGTGAGCAATTAAATGATTTACTGAAACCACATCTTTTTAAAGGTAAGGAAAATAAAATTCTGGCGCAGATTTATCAGGCAATTAGAATAGAGGTAAACCAGGAAATTGAAGCTTTAAAGGAATTTTTAAAGCAAACTGAAGAGATGGTGGTAAAAAATGGGAGAATTAGTCTTATTTCTTATCACTCTTTAGAAGATAGGTTGGTGAAACGATATATAAGGAGCGGTTTGTTTCAGGGTGAGCCTGAAAAAGATTTCTACGGAAATATTTCAGTTCCTTTCAAAAAAGTAGGCGGACTTATAGTGCCTTCTTCAGAAGAAATTAAAGAGAATAATAGAGCGAGAAGTGCCAAATTAAGAGTGGCAAAGAAATTATAG
- a CDS encoding FtsL-like putative cell division protein, which yields MKKGFYNILRANFLISRDAVNNWRFIVFCTLLAIVMIASSHSAESKVHKIAKLHTEVRELKSEFVDRRSALMRIKMESTITNKMRGRGILPSENPPYKIKVNIKE from the coding sequence ATGAAAAAAGGTTTTTACAACATACTACGAGCTAATTTTCTTATTAGCAGGGATGCGGTAAACAACTGGCGTTTTATAGTTTTTTGCACACTACTGGCTATTGTTATGATTGCCAGCTCCCATAGTGCAGAGAGCAAAGTGCATAAAATAGCAAAACTTCATACTGAAGTAAGAGAGTTAAAAAGTGAATTTGTAGATCGGCGTTCAGCGCTTATGCGAATAAAGATGGAATCTACAATTACCAATAAAATGAGAGGAAGGGGAATACTGCCTTCTGAGAATCCGCCGTATAAAATAAAAGTGAATATAAAAGAGTAA
- the mraY gene encoding phospho-N-acetylmuramoyl-pentapeptide-transferase has translation MLYYLFEYLDAEYQVPGARLFGYISFRSAMAIILSLAISTIYGKRIINYLQAKQIGESVRNLGLRGQSEKAGTPTMGGVIIIIATLIPVLLLAKLENIYVILLIVTTLWMGAIGFIDDYIKTFKKDKEGLQGKFKILGQVGLGIIVGGTLFFHPGVTVKEETNEPAPEQQELVDSFQNMREMGPELKTTTTTIPFVKNNEFDYSSLISWIDPALANYAWLIFIPIVIFIVTAVSNGANLTDGIDGLAAGSSAIIVLTLGIFAWVSGNIIFSDYLNIMYIPRSGEMTIFISAFAGALVGFLWYNTYPAQVFMGDTGSLTIGGIIAVLAIATRKELLIPILCGIFLMENLSVVLQVAWFKITKRKYGEGRRVFLMAPLHHHYQKRGYHESKIVVRFWIIGIFLAIVTIITLKVR, from the coding sequence ATGTTATACTATTTATTCGAATATTTAGATGCAGAATACCAGGTGCCTGGGGCGCGCTTGTTTGGGTATATCTCATTTAGATCGGCGATGGCCATTATTCTTTCTTTAGCGATTTCTACGATTTACGGGAAAAGAATAATCAATTATTTACAGGCGAAACAAATAGGGGAGAGTGTTCGTAATCTTGGTTTAAGAGGGCAGAGTGAAAAAGCCGGTACTCCAACAATGGGTGGGGTTATTATAATTATTGCTACCCTTATTCCGGTTTTACTTCTTGCTAAACTTGAAAATATTTATGTTATACTTTTAATAGTAACCACTCTTTGGATGGGAGCTATAGGATTTATAGACGATTATATTAAAACCTTTAAAAAGGATAAAGAAGGCCTTCAGGGCAAATTCAAAATCTTAGGTCAGGTTGGTCTGGGAATAATTGTAGGGGGAACCTTGTTTTTTCATCCGGGAGTGACTGTAAAAGAAGAAACCAACGAACCCGCACCAGAGCAGCAGGAGTTAGTAGATAGTTTTCAGAATATGCGGGAAATGGGGCCGGAACTTAAAACGACCACCACTACCATTCCTTTTGTGAAAAATAACGAATTCGATTATTCGAGTTTGATAAGTTGGATAGATCCAGCTTTGGCAAATTATGCCTGGCTAATATTTATTCCTATTGTGATTTTTATTGTGACCGCGGTTTCCAATGGCGCAAATTTAACCGATGGAATAGACGGTCTTGCCGCAGGCTCTTCAGCAATAATTGTGCTTACCCTGGGGATTTTTGCCTGGGTCTCGGGTAACATTATTTTTTCAGATTATCTGAACATTATGTACATCCCCCGCTCTGGTGAGATGACGATTTTTATAAGTGCTTTTGCTGGTGCTTTGGTGGGATTCTTATGGTACAATACTTACCCGGCGCAAGTTTTTATGGGAGATACGGGAAGTTTAACCATTGGCGGAATTATAGCCGTACTCGCAATAGCCACAAGAAAGGAATTATTGATCCCCATTTTATGCGGAATCTTCCTAATGGAAAACCTCTCGGTAGTTTTACAGGTGGCTTGGTTTAAGATTACAAAACGAAAATATGGCGAAGGCCGAAGGGTTTTTTTAATGGCGCCATTGCATCATCATTATCAAAAAAGAGGCTATCACGAAAGTAAAATAGTAGTGCGGTTCTGGATTATTGGAATTTTCCTGGCCATTGTAACTATAATCACTTTAAAAGTTAGATAA
- the murD gene encoding UDP-N-acetylmuramoyl-L-alanine--D-glutamate ligase has product MKTETQHTNNSGKKLVILGGGESGAGTAILGVKEGFEVFVSDKGKIKEKYKSVFEGLKIDWEEEQHTEAKILDADVVMKSPGIPDSVAIVKQLQEKAIPVISEIEFAAAFTSAKIIGITGSNGKTTTTKFVHHILKNAGIKVGMAGNVGDSFAKQVAETNPDWFVLELSSFQLDGIKNFRPDIAVLTNITPDHLDRYEHKLENYVFSKFRIAENQSPEDYFIYDLDDEIITKWLAKNPVKAQKLPFSLQQKVEDGSYIENENIIVNIKNNQFNMPTTELGLQGKHNTKNAMAAATVSQLLRIRKETIRESMESFQGVEHRLEKVLKINNVQYINDSKATNVNATFYALESMESETVWIVGGVDKGNIYDDLLPLVNEKVKAIICLGIDNQKLMQNFGNCVDTMLETQSMNEAVKMAYSLAEKGNTVLLSPACASFDLFENYEDRGRQFKEAVRNL; this is encoded by the coding sequence TTGAAAACTGAAACTCAACATACTAACAATTCCGGTAAAAAACTGGTGATCCTTGGCGGCGGCGAAAGCGGTGCAGGGACTGCTATTCTTGGAGTTAAAGAAGGTTTTGAAGTTTTTGTTTCAGATAAAGGAAAAATAAAAGAAAAGTATAAGTCGGTTTTTGAAGGATTAAAGATCGACTGGGAAGAAGAGCAACATACTGAAGCTAAAATATTGGATGCTGACGTGGTGATGAAAAGCCCGGGTATTCCAGATTCAGTAGCTATTGTAAAGCAATTGCAGGAAAAAGCTATTCCGGTGATTTCAGAAATAGAATTTGCAGCCGCTTTCACTTCAGCCAAAATTATTGGGATCACAGGAAGTAATGGGAAAACCACCACAACAAAATTTGTGCATCACATTTTGAAAAATGCAGGAATTAAAGTAGGAATGGCGGGGAACGTAGGAGATAGTTTTGCTAAACAAGTTGCCGAAACAAATCCCGACTGGTTTGTATTAGAATTAAGCAGTTTTCAGTTGGATGGAATCAAAAATTTCAGACCTGATATTGCGGTTTTAACCAATATCACACCAGATCATTTAGATCGTTATGAGCATAAACTTGAGAACTATGTGTTTTCAAAATTTAGAATTGCCGAAAACCAAAGCCCGGAAGATTATTTCATCTATGATTTAGATGATGAAATTATTACGAAATGGTTAGCGAAAAATCCGGTGAAAGCACAAAAACTTCCGTTTTCACTTCAACAAAAAGTGGAAGACGGATCTTATATAGAGAATGAAAATATTATTGTCAACATAAAAAACAACCAATTTAATATGCCAACAACAGAGTTAGGTTTACAGGGAAAACATAATACCAAAAATGCTATGGCTGCGGCCACTGTTTCCCAATTATTAAGAATTAGAAAGGAAACTATTCGGGAGAGTATGGAGAGTTTTCAGGGCGTAGAACACCGACTTGAAAAAGTGCTGAAAATTAATAATGTGCAATACATTAATGACTCTAAGGCAACCAATGTGAACGCTACTTTTTATGCTTTGGAAAGTATGGAGAGCGAAACCGTTTGGATTGTTGGAGGCGTGGACAAAGGGAATATTTACGACGACCTTTTACCGCTGGTAAATGAAAAAGTAAAAGCAATTATTTGCCTCGGAATAGACAACCAGAAGCTGATGCAAAACTTCGGGAATTGTGTAGATACAATGTTAGAAACGCAATCTATGAATGAAGCTGTAAAAATGGCTTATAGCCTGGCAGAAAAAGGAAATACGGTCTTACTTTCTCCAGCCTGTGCCAGTTTTGATCTTTTTGAAAATTATGAAGATAGGGGACGCCAGTTTAAAGAGGCAGTTAGAAATCTATAA
- the mraZ gene encoding division/cell wall cluster transcriptional repressor MraZ translates to MVNLIGTYECKADAKGRLMVPSALKKQLAPMLQDGFVLKRSVFQPCLELYPMQEWNVLMQKINGLNRFKKKNNDFIRKFQAGVKMVEVDSNGRLLIPKDLVGFAGISKEIVLSSAVNIIEIWDKDKYENTIDETSDDFAELAEEVMGNDDLDAIS, encoded by the coding sequence GTGGTAAACCTCATTGGGACATACGAATGTAAAGCAGATGCCAAGGGCCGGCTAATGGTCCCTTCGGCATTAAAAAAGCAGCTTGCGCCTATGTTGCAAGATGGTTTTGTGCTTAAGCGTTCGGTTTTTCAACCTTGTTTGGAGTTGTATCCTATGCAGGAATGGAATGTTTTAATGCAAAAAATTAATGGGTTGAACCGCTTTAAAAAGAAGAATAACGATTTTATTAGAAAATTTCAGGCTGGTGTAAAGATGGTAGAAGTAGATTCTAATGGAAGACTTTTAATTCCGAAGGATCTTGTTGGGTTTGCCGGAATTAGTAAAGAAATCGTGCTTTCTTCTGCAGTGAATATTATAGAGATCTGGGATAAAGATAAATACGAAAACACCATTGATGAGACTTCAGATGATTTTGCTGAATTGGCTGAAGAAGTAATGGGAAACGATGATTTAGATGCAATATCATAA
- a CDS encoding FtsW/RodA/SpoVE family cell cycle protein, whose product MSNIFSNLKGDKVIWATAGLLAIFSFLPVYSSSSNLAYLYGDGSTFQYVVVHFFHLLLGFCLLFAVHKIPYHYFRGLSILFLPVVIVLLIYTVAQGTMIDGAYASRWIQIPGIGVSFQSSTLASVVLMIYVARYLSKKTNENLTFKESILPLWVPVGVVLLLILPANFSTTAIIFSMVLVLMFLGGYPIKYLGIIVAAGLLLLTMFILTAKAFPGLLPNRVDTWASRIESFSNDEDTEADYQIEKAKIAIASGGVAGTGIGKSVQRNFLPQSSSDFIYAIIVEEMGLIGAFGVMLAYLMLLFRIVIVATKANTVFGKLLVMGVGLPIIFQALINMGVAVELFPVTGQTLPLISSGGTSIWMTCMALGIILSVSAKREEMKQREEAEKELDDENPLDILSEAI is encoded by the coding sequence ATGAGTAACATTTTTTCAAATCTTAAAGGCGATAAGGTTATCTGGGCTACGGCCGGGCTGTTGGCGATATTTTCATTTTTGCCGGTCTACAGTTCCAGTAGTAATCTTGCGTATTTATATGGAGACGGAAGCACCTTTCAGTATGTGGTGGTGCATTTCTTCCATTTGCTTTTAGGTTTTTGTTTGCTCTTTGCCGTTCATAAAATTCCATATCATTATTTCAGGGGGCTTTCCATTCTCTTTTTACCGGTGGTGATCGTATTATTGATCTATACAGTAGCACAGGGAACTATGATTGATGGGGCTTATGCGAGCCGTTGGATTCAAATTCCGGGTATTGGAGTTTCATTTCAATCTTCAACCCTGGCATCGGTAGTTTTAATGATTTATGTGGCGCGTTACCTATCAAAAAAAACCAATGAAAATCTAACCTTTAAAGAGTCAATTTTACCGCTTTGGGTGCCTGTGGGTGTGGTATTATTACTAATTTTGCCGGCCAATTTCTCCACAACTGCCATTATTTTTTCTATGGTGCTGGTACTTATGTTTTTAGGTGGATATCCCATAAAATACCTTGGAATTATTGTAGCTGCAGGCCTGCTTTTGCTAACGATGTTCATTTTAACAGCGAAAGCATTTCCGGGACTTTTACCAAACAGGGTAGATACCTGGGCGAGCAGGATTGAGAGTTTTTCTAACGATGAAGATACCGAAGCCGATTATCAAATTGAAAAGGCGAAAATCGCTATTGCAAGTGGTGGGGTTGCAGGAACGGGAATTGGTAAAAGCGTGCAAAGAAATTTTTTACCGCAATCTTCATCAGATTTTATCTACGCGATAATTGTTGAAGAAATGGGATTAATAGGCGCTTTTGGAGTGATGCTGGCTTATTTAATGTTGCTTTTTAGAATTGTGATTGTAGCCACAAAAGCCAATACTGTATTCGGGAAATTACTGGTTATGGGCGTTGGTTTGCCAATAATCTTTCAGGCTTTAATTAATATGGGCGTTGCGGTAGAGCTGTTTCCGGTTACGGGACAAACTTTGCCTTTAATTAGTAGTGGAGGAACTTCAATTTGGATGACCTGTATGGCACTTGGTATTATTTTGAGCGTAAGCGCCAAACGCGAGGAAATGAAGCAACGCGAAGAAGCTGAAAAAGAATTGGATGATGAAAATCCGTTAGATATTTTAAGTGAAGCGATATAA
- a CDS encoding penicillin-binding protein encodes MATTEKGILNRLYVVAACMFVFAVGVGVKLLDIQFVEGDYYRNLAEERTVRSFKIPASRGNLYDAKGNLLATSVPKYDVRFDAVTVSDKNFQENIVPLSNNLTEMFGKSSAYWSQYLRQARANRQRYLPIAKNLGYSEYMKVKSFPMFSLGTYKGGIIVEQRTVREHPLGKMGERTVGYERQDENGYFTRVGLEGAFSSYLRGTDGRRLKQKIAKGQWKPISDNNEVEPKDGYDVISTIDVNIQDIAHHALLKQLEHFEADHGTVVVMETKTGEIKAMSNLGRTEGGSYFEKRNYAVYESSEPGSTFKLMAMTAALEDNIIDTSSVIDTENGVVRYYGRPVRDSRRGGYGKISAGKAFEVSSNTAFTKIITEGYKDNPARFVDKLYEMGLNSKIGLDIKGEGSPRIPHPKDKSWNGLSLPWMAFGYGVSLTPLQTLNFYNAIANNGEMVKPRFIKEVKEWDKSILKVEREVMNPRICSPETAKKLQKMMQNTVEQGTAANIYTPNFSMAGKTGTCQVEYWIEPGRYISSFAGYFPAKDPKYSCIVIIHKPNKSKGYYGNIVAAPVFKQIAQKIYTDTPVMDTLPSLDIKNEKVENDFEAYFAKIDNEKIVMPDVTGMPAMDAVSLLENLGLKVIFQGTGRVNSQSISAGQKIETNQQVNLI; translated from the coding sequence ATGGCTACAACTGAAAAAGGCATATTGAATAGATTATACGTGGTTGCGGCCTGTATGTTCGTGTTCGCTGTTGGGGTAGGCGTGAAGCTGCTCGATATTCAGTTTGTGGAGGGAGATTATTACAGAAACCTGGCGGAAGAACGCACAGTGCGAAGTTTTAAAATCCCTGCCAGCCGTGGGAATTTATACGATGCTAAAGGTAATCTTTTAGCGACTTCAGTTCCTAAGTATGATGTACGCTTTGACGCAGTTACCGTTTCAGATAAAAATTTTCAGGAAAATATAGTACCACTTTCCAATAATCTAACCGAAATGTTTGGGAAGTCTTCTGCGTATTGGTCTCAATATTTGAGGCAGGCGCGAGCTAACCGGCAACGTTATTTACCCATTGCTAAAAATCTTGGTTATTCTGAATATATGAAGGTAAAAAGCTTTCCTATGTTCAGCCTTGGCACTTATAAAGGTGGGATTATTGTAGAGCAAAGAACAGTACGTGAGCATCCTTTAGGGAAAATGGGAGAACGAACGGTGGGTTACGAGCGGCAGGATGAAAACGGATATTTTACACGTGTTGGCCTGGAAGGCGCTTTTAGTTCTTATTTAAGAGGAACCGACGGACGTAGATTAAAACAAAAAATTGCTAAAGGCCAGTGGAAACCAATAAGTGATAATAACGAAGTAGAGCCTAAAGATGGCTATGATGTTATTTCTACAATAGATGTGAATATTCAGGATATCGCACATCACGCTTTATTAAAGCAACTGGAACATTTTGAAGCCGACCACGGTACCGTAGTGGTTATGGAAACCAAAACCGGTGAGATTAAAGCAATGTCTAATCTTGGGCGCACCGAGGGAGGAAGTTATTTTGAAAAGAGAAATTATGCGGTTTATGAATCTAGCGAGCCGGGTTCTACATTTAAATTAATGGCGATGACCGCCGCATTAGAGGATAACATTATAGACACCAGCTCGGTTATAGATACTGAAAATGGCGTAGTGAGATATTACGGGAGACCGGTTAGAGATTCCCGTCGGGGAGGCTATGGTAAAATTTCTGCAGGAAAAGCTTTTGAGGTTTCTTCAAACACTGCATTTACAAAAATTATTACTGAAGGTTATAAAGATAATCCAGCCAGGTTTGTAGACAAGCTTTACGAGATGGGACTAAACAGTAAAATTGGGTTGGATATAAAAGGAGAAGGCTCTCCTAGAATTCCACATCCAAAAGATAAGAGTTGGAATGGTTTAAGCCTTCCCTGGATGGCTTTTGGCTATGGAGTTTCTTTAACACCGTTGCAAACTTTAAACTTTTATAACGCTATTGCTAACAATGGCGAAATGGTGAAGCCAAGATTTATAAAAGAAGTAAAAGAATGGGATAAAAGTATTTTAAAAGTTGAACGAGAGGTAATGAATCCAAGAATTTGCTCTCCTGAAACAGCTAAAAAACTTCAAAAAATGATGCAGAATACCGTAGAGCAAGGTACTGCTGCAAATATTTATACCCCTAACTTTTCTATGGCCGGGAAAACAGGTACCTGCCAGGTAGAATACTGGATAGAGCCGGGAAGATATATTTCCTCCTTTGCAGGATATTTTCCAGCCAAGGATCCTAAATATTCCTGCATTGTAATTATTCACAAGCCTAATAAAAGCAAAGGTTATTACGGGAATATTGTGGCGGCACCGGTTTTTAAACAAATCGCACAAAAAATTTATACCGATACTCCTGTGATGGATACGCTGCCATCACTTGATATAAAAAACGAAAAAGTTGAAAATGATTTTGAAGCTTATTTCGCGAAAATAGATAATGAAAAAATAGTGATGCCAGATGTAACCGGTATGCCGGCAATGGACGCTGTTTCATTATTAGAAAACCTGGGGCTTAAAGTGATTTTCCAGGGAACCGGGAGGGTTAACAGCCAATCAATATCGGCGGGACAGAAAATAGAAACTAATCAGCAAGTAAATTTAATATAG
- the yihA gene encoding ribosome biogenesis GTP-binding protein YihA/YsxC, with protein MKIKSAEFVVSNTRVDLCPDSKLPEYAFIGRSNVGKSSLINMLTDRKTLAKTSAKPGKTQLINHFLINKNWHLVDLPGYGYAKVSKTTKRTFQKFITKYFELRAQMICAFVLIDSRHEPQPIDMEFMQWLGENNVPFCIIFTKADKLKPKPLERNINFYREKMLESWEEMPQYFISSANTKLGQDEILEYIETINEELNSSNLRA; from the coding sequence ATGAAAATCAAGTCGGCTGAATTTGTGGTAAGCAATACCAGGGTAGATCTTTGCCCCGATAGTAAATTGCCTGAATATGCTTTTATTGGTCGCAGTAATGTAGGGAAGTCTTCTTTAATAAATATGCTTACCGACAGAAAAACTTTGGCAAAAACCTCAGCTAAACCGGGAAAAACCCAGCTTATTAATCATTTTTTGATCAACAAGAACTGGCACCTGGTAGATCTACCGGGTTATGGCTATGCGAAAGTTTCAAAAACCACAAAAAGAACATTTCAGAAATTCATCACTAAATATTTTGAGCTGCGAGCGCAAATGATATGTGCTTTTGTGCTTATTGACAGCCGGCACGAACCACAACCTATAGATATGGAATTTATGCAGTGGCTGGGAGAAAACAATGTTCCTTTCTGTATTATTTTCACTAAGGCTGATAAACTGAAGCCCAAACCCCTGGAACGAAATATTAATTTTTACAGGGAAAAAATGCTGGAAAGTTGGGAAGAAATGCCTCAATATTTTATAAGCTCTGCGAACACAAAATTAGGACAGGATGAGATATTGGAATATATTGAAACAATTAATGAAGAATTAAATTCTTCAAATTTACGGGCTTAA
- a CDS encoding UDP-N-acetylmuramoyl-L-alanyl-D-glutamate--2,6-diaminopimelate ligase, producing MRVLKDILYKVEIDAVVGNTSVTINKLQFDSRKVELNDAFVAIRGSLSDGHEYIGQAINNGALAVVCEEFPKEIVNGVTYVKVGNAQKALAFMAANYYDNPSEKLKLVGVTGTNGKTTIVTLLYNLFTKAGFKVGLLSTVKVMVAEHAFDAVRTTPDSITINDYLKQMNDEGVEFCFMEVSSHGIDQHRTTALDFAGGIFTNLSHDHLDYHSNFAEYRDVKKRFFDELPASAFALTNTDDKNGQVMLQNTKAQKYTYALKSYADYKAQILENSFTGLLLKVNDQELWTRLIGNFNAYNVLAIYATAELLGLESLESLKIISELNSVSGRFQYIISEKEKITAIVDYAHTPDALKNVLETINSIRTKNEELITVVGCGGDRDTTKRPKMGHIASALSTKVIFTSDNPRTEDPEKIIEDVEAGVEPQNFKKIMSVTNRKQAIKSAVQIAGPNDIILIAGKGHETYQEVNGERKDFDDLKIVTEFLKHLDK from the coding sequence TTGAGAGTCTTAAAAGACATATTGTATAAAGTGGAGATCGATGCCGTAGTAGGAAATACTTCGGTAACTATAAACAAGCTCCAGTTTGACTCTAGAAAGGTTGAACTTAATGATGCATTTGTGGCTATTCGCGGAAGTCTTTCAGATGGTCACGAGTATATAGGTCAGGCTATAAATAACGGGGCTTTAGCCGTGGTATGCGAGGAATTTCCGAAGGAAATTGTAAACGGAGTTACCTATGTGAAAGTTGGGAACGCACAAAAAGCTTTGGCTTTTATGGCAGCGAATTATTATGATAACCCTTCAGAAAAATTAAAACTTGTAGGTGTTACCGGTACCAACGGTAAAACCACGATCGTTACACTTTTATATAATTTATTTACAAAAGCCGGTTTTAAAGTTGGACTTCTTTCAACGGTTAAAGTAATGGTTGCTGAACATGCTTTTGACGCGGTTAGAACTACACCAGATTCTATTACCATCAACGATTATTTGAAACAAATGAACGACGAAGGTGTGGAGTTTTGCTTTATGGAAGTAAGTTCTCATGGGATAGATCAGCATAGAACTACAGCCCTGGACTTTGCCGGTGGAATTTTCACTAACCTAAGCCACGATCATTTAGATTATCATAGCAATTTCGCGGAATACCGTGATGTTAAGAAACGCTTTTTTGATGAATTACCGGCTTCGGCATTTGCACTTACAAATACCGATGATAAAAATGGCCAGGTAATGCTTCAAAATACCAAAGCGCAAAAATATACTTACGCCTTAAAATCTTACGCCGATTATAAAGCGCAAATCCTTGAAAATTCTTTCACAGGTTTATTGTTAAAAGTAAACGACCAGGAATTATGGACGCGCCTAATTGGGAATTTCAACGCTTATAATGTTTTAGCGATTTATGCTACAGCAGAACTTTTAGGCCTGGAGTCTCTGGAAAGTTTAAAGATAATTAGTGAATTGAATTCTGTAAGCGGAAGATTCCAGTATATCATTTCAGAAAAAGAGAAAATTACCGCAATTGTAGATTACGCACACACGCCTGATGCTTTAAAAAATGTGTTGGAAACTATAAATAGCATCCGTACAAAAAATGAAGAACTTATTACAGTGGTAGGCTGCGGTGGCGATCGTGATACAACAAAAAGGCCAAAAATGGGGCATATCGCTTCGGCATTGAGTACCAAAGTGATTTTTACCAGTGATAACCCAAGAACTGAAGATCCGGAAAAGATTATAGAAGATGTGGAAGCCGGAGTTGAACCGCAGAATTTTAAGAAGATCATGTCAGTAACCAATAGAAAACAGGCCATAAAAAGCGCTGTTCAAATTGCGGGACCAAACGATATAATTCTTATCGCCGGGAAAGGTCACGAGACCTATCAGGAAGTAAATGGCGAGCGTAAAGATTTTGATGATCTTAAGATTGTAACCGAATTTTTGAAACACTTAGATAAGTAA
- a CDS encoding alpha/beta fold hydrolase, whose product MKNNLRQEGKFTYLEQGEGTPIVILHGLMGGLSNFDGVTEYFPKHGYKVVIPELPLYSMSLLKTSVQTFAKYLKEFVDYKGYDKVILLGNSLGGHIALLATKLYPDIVQALVITGSSGLYENSMGESYPRRGDYDFIKKKAQDVFYDPEVATKEVVDEVYETVSDRNKLVKTLAIAKSAIRHNMAKDLPKMETPTCIIWGKDDNVTPPEVAEDFQRLLPDADLYWVDKCGHAAMMEHPIIFNELLHAWLQQRNFK is encoded by the coding sequence ATGAAAAATAATTTAAGGCAAGAGGGAAAGTTTACGTACCTGGAGCAAGGAGAAGGAACCCCGATAGTTATTTTACACGGACTTATGGGCGGTTTAAGTAATTTTGATGGGGTTACCGAATATTTTCCGAAGCATGGTTATAAAGTTGTAATTCCAGAATTGCCTCTATATTCCATGTCGCTGCTTAAAACCAGTGTACAGACTTTTGCTAAATATTTAAAAGAATTTGTAGACTACAAAGGTTACGACAAAGTAATCCTGCTAGGTAATTCGCTAGGTGGCCATATCGCTTTATTGGCCACTAAATTATACCCAGACATTGTTCAGGCGCTGGTAATTACCGGCAGCTCGGGTCTTTATGAAAATTCTATGGGTGAGAGTTATCCGCGTAGAGGTGATTACGACTTTATAAAGAAAAAAGCCCAGGATGTTTTTTATGATCCCGAAGTGGCTACTAAAGAAGTGGTAGATGAAGTTTACGAAACGGTTAGTGATAGGAATAAGTTGGTAAAAACACTTGCTATTGCAAAAAGCGCTATTAGGCATAACATGGCTAAGGATCTACCAAAAATGGAAACTCCTACTTGTATTATTTGGGGAAAAGATGATAATGTTACTCCACCCGAAGTAGCTGAAGATTTTCAACGTTTACTTCCCGATGCCGATCTTTACTGGGTAGACAAATGCGGCCATGCTGCAATGATGGAACATCCCATTATTTTTAATGAGCTGCTTCACGCCTGGTTACAGCAACGAAATTTTAAATAA